From a single Bacillus pseudomycoides DSM 12442 genomic region:
- the spoIISB gene encoding stage II sporulation protein SB: MQEMKQQKLAFFKKEKEDSNTDFSLVKGALTENINRLEKIVNGDASKYIQGKNLKENA, translated from the coding sequence ATGCAAGAAATGAAACAGCAAAAACTTGCTTTTTTTAAGAAAGAAAAAGAAGATTCAAATACAGATTTCTCTCTTGTGAAAGGTGCATTAACGGAAAATATTAATCGACTAGAAAAGATCGTGAATGGTGATGCATCAAAATATATACAGGGAAAAAACTTGAAAGAAAATGCATAG
- a CDS encoding aminoacyl-histidine dipeptidase gives MYSNLEQLTKHPVFYHFAEISKIPRGSGNEKEISDYLVEFAKDRNLDVVQDEALNVVIKKTATDGYENVPAIIIQGHMDMVCEKNQATVHDFEKDPIELRIVGDMLYANQTTLGADNGIAVAYALALLDSTDIPHPALEVVITTEEETTMGGAFAVDAKHFDGKIFINIDSEEDHKLLVSSAGGAKAVETIPVAWEEVPAELEAYRLYVGGLKGGHSGMEIDKQRGNANKVLGRVLHDLSNEISFNMSGIHGGLKTNAIPRESVATILLSVNDVQKVEEKVAEWTRIFQDELRAVDPDVHVSLTKLEEKVEKVFATETQKQLISSLFLIPNGIQSMSMDIKGLVESSTNLGVIETLHNEIKLRNEVRSSVSSLKQHITNEIKYIAELVGAQFEKESEYPEWPYNPNSPIRDLFEKVHKEKYNKDAEIFAVHAGIECSVFVQKMPELDAISFGPDIFNVHTPDEHISISSVINNWGYFIKVMRETKSLA, from the coding sequence ATGTATTCTAATTTAGAACAATTAACAAAGCACCCTGTATTTTATCATTTTGCAGAAATTTCAAAGATTCCAAGAGGATCTGGAAATGAAAAAGAAATTAGTGATTATTTAGTTGAATTTGCAAAAGATCGTAATTTAGATGTTGTACAAGATGAAGCATTAAATGTAGTCATTAAAAAGACAGCAACTGACGGTTATGAAAATGTTCCTGCAATTATTATTCAAGGCCATATGGACATGGTTTGCGAGAAGAACCAAGCAACTGTTCATGATTTTGAAAAAGATCCGATTGAGCTACGAATCGTTGGGGACATGCTGTATGCAAATCAAACGACTTTAGGTGCTGATAATGGTATTGCGGTTGCGTATGCATTAGCACTATTAGATTCAACGGATATTCCACATCCAGCTCTTGAGGTTGTGATTACAACAGAAGAAGAGACAACAATGGGTGGTGCTTTTGCTGTTGATGCGAAGCACTTTGATGGGAAAATATTTATTAATATCGACTCTGAAGAAGATCATAAATTACTAGTGAGCAGTGCAGGTGGAGCGAAGGCAGTTGAAACGATTCCTGTTGCTTGGGAAGAAGTACCTGCTGAACTAGAAGCATACCGTTTATATGTTGGAGGCTTAAAAGGTGGCCACTCTGGTATGGAGATTGATAAACAAAGAGGAAATGCCAATAAAGTTTTAGGACGCGTTCTTCATGATTTATCAAATGAAATTTCATTTAACATGAGTGGAATTCACGGTGGATTAAAAACAAATGCGATTCCGCGTGAAAGCGTAGCAACAATTTTATTATCTGTAAATGATGTACAAAAGGTAGAAGAGAAAGTAGCAGAATGGACACGTATTTTCCAAGACGAGCTACGTGCTGTAGATCCTGATGTACATGTTTCTCTTACAAAATTAGAAGAAAAAGTAGAAAAAGTATTTGCAACAGAAACACAGAAACAACTTATTTCTTCTTTATTCTTGATTCCAAATGGCATTCAAAGCATGAGCATGGATATTAAAGGACTTGTAGAAAGCTCAACAAACTTAGGTGTTATTGAAACGTTACATAATGAAATTAAATTAAGAAATGAAGTAAGAAGCTCTGTAAGCAGTTTAAAACAGCACATTACGAATGAAATTAAGTATATTGCAGAATTAGTTGGGGCGCAATTTGAGAAGGAATCAGAGTATCCAGAATGGCCGTACAATCCCAATTCACCAATTCGTGATTTGTTTGAAAAAGTGCATAAAGAAAAATATAACAAAGATGCTGAAATCTTTGCAGTGCACGCTGGTATTGAATGTAGTGTATTTGTTCAAAAAATGCCTGAATTGGATGCCATCTCATTCGGACCAGATATTTTCAATGTTCATACGCCAGATGAACATATTAGTATTTCATCAGTTATAAATAACTGGGGATACTTCATTAAAGTAATGAGAGAAACGAAATCACTAGCATAA
- a CDS encoding GNAT family N-acetyltransferase, with amino-acid sequence MQLIISGDDYLKLSKEQLHHTLIQSTFVISAYDNDQLIGTRRIISDGIINAYLCGLVVHPSFQNRGNGKEIVQKLIVECQKQNLHLQLICTAEYILFYEKLDFEEFAIGMKKK; translated from the coding sequence ATGCAACTAATAATCAGTGGGGATGACTATTTAAAGCTTTCAAAAGAGCAATTGCATCATACTCTCATTCAAAGTACTTTTGTCATAAGTGCTTATGATAACGATCAATTAATTGGAACCAGACGTATTATTTCAGATGGGATAATTAACGCTTATCTATGTGGATTAGTCGTTCATCCCTCCTTTCAAAATCGCGGAAATGGAAAGGAGATCGTTCAAAAATTAATTGTAGAATGCCAAAAACAGAACCTACACTTGCAATTAATTTGTACAGCTGAATACATTCTATTCTATGAAAAGCTAGATTTCGAAGAATTTGCGATAGGAATGAAGAAAAAATAA
- a CDS encoding metallophosphoesterase: protein MKKRYKRLFIISAIAIGVSAFSYLQNNLISVSKISITSSKIPSNFKGFKIVQLSDLHSKKFGENQEVLIEKVKSLNPDIIVITGDLIDSKRYDAEASLKVVKELVKHYPVYFVTGNHELWSGRYDSLEKELKRYNVTVLRNEHERIQKEGQEICLLGIDDPAFTAKNNDENEEMSTVKNEIVKAKNEVDQDEYKVLLSHRPELLQVYAEQQIDLVLTGHAHGGQVRLPFIGGLVAPNQGILPKYTAGSYKEQGTSMIVSRGLGNSIIPQRIFNRPEIVVVQLD, encoded by the coding sequence ATGAAAAAAAGATATAAAAGGTTATTTATTATAAGTGCAATAGCAATAGGAGTCAGTGCATTCTCATACTTACAAAATAATTTAATAAGTGTAAGTAAAATATCAATAACATCTAGTAAGATACCTTCTAATTTCAAGGGATTTAAAATTGTACAGTTATCGGATTTACATAGTAAAAAATTTGGAGAAAACCAAGAAGTTTTAATTGAAAAAGTAAAAAGCTTGAACCCTGATATTATCGTTATTACAGGAGATCTAATTGATAGTAAGAGGTATGATGCAGAGGCGAGCTTAAAGGTAGTGAAAGAGCTTGTAAAACACTATCCCGTTTATTTTGTTACAGGAAATCATGAATTATGGTCAGGGAGGTATGATAGTTTAGAAAAAGAGTTGAAAAGATATAATGTGACAGTTTTGAGAAATGAACATGAACGTATTCAAAAAGAGGGGCAGGAAATTTGCCTTCTCGGCATAGATGATCCGGCATTTACCGCGAAAAATAACGATGAAAATGAAGAGATGTCTACAGTGAAAAATGAAATCGTTAAAGCGAAAAATGAGGTAGATCAGGATGAATATAAAGTGCTACTTTCACATAGACCTGAACTTTTACAAGTATACGCTGAGCAACAAATTGATTTAGTTTTAACAGGGCATGCACATGGAGGACAAGTAAGACTACCTTTTATTGGAGGCTTAGTTGCACCTAATCAAGGCATATTACCCAAATACACAGCAGGTTCATATAAGGAACAAGGTACTTCCATGATAGTAAGCAGAGGGTTAGGGAATAGCATCATTCCTCAAAGGATTTTTAATAGACCAGAAATTGTAGTCGTACAACTGGATTAA
- a CDS encoding ABC transporter ATP-binding protein, whose product MQQPSVILQDVSKCFGKKEVLHNISLSVAETEIFGLVGPSGSGKTTLIKMIAGISESTVGNVIALGVQMPNLNGMKQIGYMAQADALYEELSAYENADFIATMYGLKGKHKEERIEEVFTLVELSEHAKKQVQHFSGGMKKRLSLAMALLHKPKLLILDEPTVGIDPVLRKSIWEKFYELKGQGTTIIVTTHIMDEAEFCERLGLIRDGKLIATGTPNDLKDRTSSGRIEDVFLLEGAVES is encoded by the coding sequence TTGCAACAACCTTCAGTCATTTTACAAGATGTATCAAAGTGTTTTGGAAAAAAAGAAGTACTGCACAATATTTCACTATCTGTAGCAGAGACAGAGATTTTTGGTTTAGTAGGTCCATCCGGGTCTGGTAAAACGACGCTTATTAAAATGATTGCTGGCATTAGTGAATCAACAGTAGGGAATGTAATAGCATTAGGGGTACAAATGCCAAACTTAAACGGCATGAAGCAAATAGGTTATATGGCACAAGCCGATGCGCTGTATGAAGAATTATCAGCTTATGAAAATGCAGATTTTATCGCAACAATGTATGGATTGAAAGGTAAACATAAGGAGGAGAGAATTGAAGAAGTTTTTACATTAGTTGAATTATCAGAGCATGCTAAAAAACAAGTACAACACTTTTCAGGGGGGATGAAAAAGCGGTTATCTCTAGCGATGGCACTTTTACATAAACCAAAGCTTTTAATTTTAGATGAGCCAACGGTTGGAATTGATCCAGTTCTTCGTAAATCTATTTGGGAAAAATTTTATGAGCTCAAAGGGCAAGGAACAACGATTATTGTGACAACACATATTATGGACGAAGCTGAATTTTGTGAACGTCTTGGATTAATTAGAGATGGGAAGTTAATTGCAACAGGAACTCCAAATGATTTAAAAGATCGAACTTCATCAGGACGGATTGAAGATGTCTTTCTATTGGAAGGAGCGGTTGAATCATGA
- a CDS encoding type II toxin-antitoxin system SpoIISA family toxin — protein MTVSNIRVGLFLLVLVFLFLIFFYWKNEELYEEKKQLIRKTWYGVFITSVTMYFMMKGIDLTLWKNILMFVAMVIFVDIAFILTPNISEIWGAKFSDIGKTVQSIKRSLIASKARGEIYTTIIQNVNPAAFGTMEWQTETEYAQSLNVFLDTYAEKIGAKIVVFVTEGELNTNFRGIRSQFSITVPVEHIEQLNEQKAVQVENVGIIPAKIVRDVCIVIDGQKNNLQDRDFENVYNLTIHHSYFSK, from the coding sequence TTGACGGTCTCTAACATTCGAGTTGGTTTGTTTCTTCTCGTATTAGTCTTTTTATTTCTTATTTTCTTTTATTGGAAAAATGAAGAATTGTACGAAGAAAAAAAGCAACTTATTCGAAAAACATGGTATGGTGTGTTTATTACATCAGTCACAATGTATTTCATGATGAAAGGAATTGATTTAACCCTCTGGAAAAATATTTTAATGTTCGTTGCAATGGTGATTTTTGTTGATATTGCATTTATTTTAACTCCAAACATTTCTGAAATATGGGGTGCAAAATTTAGTGATATCGGAAAGACCGTTCAATCTATTAAACGATCATTAATTGCTTCGAAAGCACGAGGTGAGATCTACACAACAATTATTCAAAATGTAAACCCAGCAGCATTTGGTACGATGGAGTGGCAAACTGAAACAGAATATGCACAAAGTTTAAATGTATTTCTTGATACGTATGCAGAAAAAATTGGGGCGAAGATTGTCGTATTTGTGACAGAAGGTGAATTAAATACGAATTTTCGTGGTATCCGTTCTCAATTTAGTATTACAGTTCCTGTGGAACATATAGAACAATTAAATGAACAGAAAGCAGTGCAAGTTGAAAATGTTGGTATCATACCAGCCAAAATAGTAAGAGATGTTTGTATTGTTATTGATGGTCAAAAGAATAACCTTCAAGACCGGGATTTTGAAAATGTATATAACTTAACAATTCATCATAGTTATTTTAGTAAGTAA
- a CDS encoding ABC transporter permease, which produces MRVGGVIIRIIRQFLRDKRSLAMMFGAPMLLLWLLSLVFTQKDYTPHIALIDVPAPIVESMKKQDATIYEYSKDEAYSKLKNQQIDAIITLEHGKANVLLEGSDSSKNRAVLQTLQKATEKNDMPGMKPEIDFLHGSADFTMFDGLGPVLIGFFTFFFVFILSGVSFVRERLSGTLERLLSTPVRRWEIVVGYIIGFGIFAFLQSVIIVSFSVYILDLYVAGSPWLTLLITCMLSLTALTLGTFLSAYANNEFQMIQFIPLVIVPQIFFSGLFPMESMNKWLQMLGKVFPLTYGADAMKQVMIRNQGFTEIAGDLCVLLLFAIVFTVGNIFALKKHRKI; this is translated from the coding sequence ATGAGAGTCGGTGGTGTAATTATTCGGATTATTCGTCAGTTTCTTCGGGATAAACGGTCACTTGCGATGATGTTTGGAGCGCCAATGTTACTCCTTTGGTTATTATCGCTTGTGTTTACACAAAAGGATTACACTCCTCATATTGCATTAATAGATGTTCCAGCACCTATAGTAGAATCAATGAAAAAACAAGATGCTACCATCTATGAGTATAGTAAAGATGAAGCGTATTCTAAATTAAAAAATCAACAAATAGATGCCATTATCACTTTAGAACATGGAAAAGCGAATGTATTGCTAGAAGGTAGTGATTCTTCAAAAAACCGTGCAGTGCTACAGACATTACAAAAGGCCACAGAAAAAAATGATATGCCCGGTATGAAACCAGAAATTGATTTTTTACATGGTTCCGCAGATTTCACGATGTTTGATGGACTTGGACCGGTATTAATTGGCTTTTTTACATTCTTCTTTGTTTTTATTTTATCAGGAGTTTCCTTTGTACGAGAACGTTTAAGTGGGACGTTGGAAAGATTATTATCTACTCCAGTGCGCCGCTGGGAAATTGTTGTTGGTTATATAATTGGATTTGGCATTTTTGCGTTTTTACAGTCTGTTATCATTGTAAGTTTCTCTGTCTATATTCTTGATTTATACGTAGCAGGGTCACCGTGGCTTACATTACTAATTACATGTATGCTTTCACTAACAGCGTTAACACTAGGTACTTTTTTATCGGCATACGCCAATAACGAATTTCAAATGATTCAGTTTATCCCACTGGTCATCGTACCGCAAATTTTCTTTTCAGGTTTATTTCCAATGGAATCAATGAATAAGTGGCTACAAATGCTAGGTAAGGTATTTCCGCTAACATATGGTGCTGATGCAATGAAACAAGTGATGATTCGTAATCAAGGATTTACTGAAATTGCGGGAGACCTTTGTGTGTTACTTCTTTTTGCGATAGTATTTACAGTAGGGAATATATTTGCTTTGAAGAAACATCGCAAAATATAA